The following are encoded together in the Panicum virgatum strain AP13 chromosome 6K, P.virgatum_v5, whole genome shotgun sequence genome:
- the LOC120711042 gene encoding uncharacterized protein LOC120711042, whose product MYNADRRSKEFIDGLHYFLSVAEANKQNGFMCCPCVHCNNNKDYSSSRILHSHIFANGFMKKYVCWTKHGEQGVTMKDNEEEDFDDRFPGNAGIGAFDDDIPMEEPEVDVAENDPSDDLGQALHNVQADCESETERLKFQKLLEDHHKLLYPDCQNGFKKLGTTLELLQWKATNGVSDKGFGELLKLVKKMLPKDNELPATTYEAKQLVCPLGLEVQKIHACPNDCILYRGEYENLDACPVCSALRYKIRKDDPGDVEGEPPRKRVPAKVMWYLPIIPRLKRLFRNKDNAKLMRWHKEERKKDSMLRHPADGSQWRKIDRTYPKFDLDARNIRFGLSTDGMNPFVLIPGPKQPGNDIDVYLRPLVEELLLLWGDEGVRMWDEYKQENFNLRALLFVTINDWPALSNLSGHSNKGYKACTHCLDDTDNIWLTHCKKVVYMGHRRFLPIRHAVRKKGKHFKGQADHRTKPMHRSGKDVFNMVKDLEVVFGKGSGSQPIPNENGMAPMWKKKSIFWELPYWEVLDRDNGRQYLSPASYTLSKEEKETMFDCLSSIKVPSGYSSNIKGILNLAEKKFTNLKSHDCHVLMTELLPVVLRGILPDNVRLTIVKICAFLNAVSQKIIDPENLIKLQNDVVQCLVGFELIFPPSFFNIMTHLLVHLVKEIDILGPVFLHNMFPFERFMGVLKKYVRNRARPEGSIASAYGTEEVIDFCVDFIDDLKLIGVPESRYEGRLTGKGTLGKKSYVCTDDFSFKKAHYTVLQQSSLVDPYIEEHKKILLSNFPEKGPSWNILTYQGYEINGNTFYTIAQDKKSTNQNSGVRMDATDNNGKKDTYYGYIEEIWELDYSPNFKVPLFRCQWVKLSGGGVTKDEYGMTIVDLNNLGYRDEPFVLAQDVAQVFYIKDMSSKPKKGINKQKDELKRHIVLSGKRNIVGVEDKTDFSEEYNNFVAIPPFEVNADPCILLANDDAPYLRRDHNQGTFVK is encoded by the exons atgtacaatgctgaccgacgttcgaaagaattcattgatggcctgcattattttttgtctgtggctgaggcaaacaagcagaatggttttatgtgctgcccgtgtgttcattgcaacaataacaaggattactcatcttcaagaatcctacacagccacattttcgcaaatggtttcatgaaaaagtatgtttgttggacgaagcacggagaacagggggttaccatgaaagacaatgaagaagaagattttgacgaccgctttcccgggaatgctggaatcggtgcattcgatgacgatattcccatggaagagcccgaagtagatgtagcagaaaatgatcccagcgacgatctggggcaagcattgcacaatgtgcaggcagactgtgagagtgaaacggagaggttgaagttccagaagttgttagaggaccaccataagttgttgtacccagattgtcaaaatggatttaagaaacttggcaccaccttggagttgctgcaatggaaggcgacaaatggtgtatccgacaagggatttggtgaattactcaaacttgttaaaaaaatgcttcctaaggacaatgaattgcctgccacaacgtatgaagccaaacaacttgtttgccctttgggactggaagtgcaaaagatacatgcatgccccaacgactgcatcctctaccgaggcgagtacgagaatttggatgcatgtcccgtatgcagtgcattgcgttacaagattagaaaagatgatcctggagatgtcgagggggagcctccccggaagagagttcctgcgaaggtcatgtggtatttgcctataataccacgtttgaagcgtctgtttagaaataaagataatgctaagttgatgcgatggcacaaagaggaacgcaagaaagactcgatgttgagacaccccgctgatgggtcgcagtggagaaaaatagatagaacgtaccctaaatttgatttggatgcgagaaacatacggttcggtttgagtacggatggcatgaatccttttg tgcttatcccgggtccaaagcagcccggaaatgacattgatgtgtacctaagaccattggtcgaagaactcttattgctctggggcgatgaaggtgtacggatgtgggatgaatacaaacaggaaaacttcaacctacgagcattgctgttcgtaacgatcaatgactggcctgctcttagtaacttgtcaggacattcgaacaagggatacaaagcatgcacacactgtttagatgataccgataatatatggttgactcactgtaagaaggttgtatacatgggtcatcgtcggtttcttcccatcaggcatgcggtacgaaagaagggcaagcatttcaaaggccaagcggaccaccgaacaaaaccgatgcaccgtagtggtaaagacgtcttcaacatggtaaaagatctagaagttgtttttggaaagggatctggtagccaacctattccgaacgaaaacggaatggcgcccatgtggaagaagaaatctatattttgggagctaccatattgggaagtgttagat cgagataatggacgacaatacttaagtcctgccagctatactcttagcaaggaagagaaagaaaccatgtttgactgcttgagcagtataaaggttccatctggatactcatccaatataaaaggaatcttaaatttggcagagaagaaatttacaaatctcaagtcccatgactgccatgtgcttatgaccgaacttcttccggttgtgctgcgggggattctgcctgataacgtccggttaaccatcgtgaagatatgtgccttcctcaacgcagtttctcagaagataattgacccggagaatttgataaagctgcaaaacgatgtggtgcaatgtcttgttggctttgagctgatatttccaccatctttcttcaacatcatgacacatcttctagtgcaccttgtcaaagagattgatattctcggaccagtatttctacacaacatgttcccattcgaaaggttcatgggggtactcaagaaatatgttcgtaatagagctcgtccagaaggaagcatcgccagtgcctacggaactgaggaggtcattgacttttgtgttgactttattgatgaccttaaactgattggagtccctgaatcgcgatatgaggggagactaactggaaagggtacattaggaaagaaatcttatgtctgcacagatgatttctcattcaagaaagcgcattatacggttcttcaacaatcatccttggttgacccatatatcgaggaacacaagaaaattctgctctccaatttcccggaaaa gggaccatcttggaatatcttaacataccaagggtacgagataaatggaaacacattttatacgatagcccaagataaaaagagtaccaaccaaaacagcggtgttcgtatggatgccacggacaataatggaaaaaaagacacatattacggctacattgaagagatatgggagctggattacagtcccaatttcaaggtgcctctatttcgttgccaatgggttaagctatctggaggaggggtaacaaaagatgagtatgggatgacaatagttgatctcaacaatcttgggtatagagacgagccatttgtcctagcccaggatgtcgctcaggttttctacattaaggacatgtccagcaagccaaagaaggggatcaacaagcaaaaggatgagcttaagcgacacatagttctatcaggaaagagaaacatcgttggagtggaggacaagacagacttttcagaagaatataataattttgttgccattccacctttcgaagtaaatgctgatccatgcatcctgctagccaatgatgatgctccatacttgcgccgtgatcataatcaagggacatttgtgaag